A genomic region of Gordonia crocea contains the following coding sequences:
- the proC gene encoding pyrroline-5-carboxylate reductase, which produces MSERVAIIGGGKIGEALVAGLLSSGKPARDLVVVEASSERAEEIAQEYKVLVTDIATAVENAQIVVIAVKPDAVDGVLAELGKVDDNNDVERVTVTLVAGLPAAKYENALPAGSPVIRVMSNTPLLVNEAMSAMSAGRYATEEQVQTVSALLGAVGKVMVVPENLMDAVTAISGSGPAYVFLLAESMIDAGVSLGLTRAQAAALARQTIRGAGAMLTESGMTSTDLRAAVTSPGGTTAAAIIELERAGIRPAMYAATAAAAARSSQLSRRSELEGSPGNGGDGRG; this is translated from the coding sequence ATGTCGGAGCGGGTAGCGATCATCGGTGGGGGCAAGATCGGTGAGGCCCTGGTTGCCGGGCTGCTGTCGTCCGGGAAGCCCGCGCGCGACCTGGTCGTCGTGGAGGCCTCGTCGGAACGGGCCGAGGAGATCGCGCAGGAGTACAAGGTTCTCGTCACCGACATCGCCACCGCCGTCGAGAACGCTCAGATCGTCGTCATCGCGGTGAAACCGGATGCGGTCGACGGCGTCCTGGCCGAATTGGGCAAGGTCGACGACAACAACGACGTCGAGCGCGTGACCGTCACCCTGGTCGCCGGGTTGCCCGCGGCGAAGTATGAGAACGCGCTGCCGGCCGGGTCGCCGGTCATCCGCGTGATGTCGAATACGCCGCTGTTGGTCAACGAGGCGATGAGTGCGATGTCGGCCGGCCGTTATGCCACCGAGGAACAGGTCCAGACGGTCAGCGCACTCTTGGGCGCGGTCGGCAAGGTCATGGTGGTCCCGGAGAACCTGATGGATGCCGTCACGGCGATCTCCGGTTCTGGGCCGGCGTATGTGTTCCTGCTGGCCGAGTCCATGATCGATGCGGGCGTCTCCCTCGGTCTGACGCGGGCGCAGGCCGCCGCGTTGGCCCGGCAGACGATCCGCGGTGCGGGCGCGATGCTCACCGAATCCGGGATGACCTCCACCGACCTGCGGGCCGCGGTGACGTCCCCGGGGGGCACCACCGCCGCGGCGATCATCGAATTGGAGCGGGCCGGGATCCGTCCGGCGATGTATGCCGCGACCGCGGCCGCCGCGGCGCGCAGCAGCCAGCTCAGCCGTCGATCAGAGCTTGAGGGTTCGCCGGGTAACGGTGGCGACGGCCGGGGCTGA
- a CDS encoding thioesterase family protein, translating into MKGLHEILALAVIDRDDDQIVYTAQIDPIYTIGPKVHGGSAQMLAVNAAHAAFLEWTGSEAPALVRADGQSPVPVAITSTYLNAPNPGAIELRARLVKRGRTVSVVDVDVVQDARTVITSTVVFGILDHGEPHRSRPTEARDLPPEPPADAFFLDGSPMTEIIHMSPVLDLALDPASFPASRGEQGEPVIRGWVRPKSGVADLPFVTLVCDISPPVVMNLGIFGWAPTVTLSTYLRRIPSGDPGAWLRFANSSIEVGRGMFESDHTVVDSTGVVVGQSRQLALIPAKPVNGPAAG; encoded by the coding sequence GTGAAGGGGCTCCACGAGATCCTCGCCCTGGCGGTGATCGACCGCGACGACGACCAGATCGTCTACACCGCTCAGATCGACCCGATCTACACCATCGGCCCGAAGGTGCACGGCGGCAGCGCGCAGATGCTCGCGGTGAACGCGGCGCACGCGGCCTTCCTGGAGTGGACCGGCTCGGAGGCGCCGGCGCTGGTGCGCGCCGACGGCCAGAGCCCGGTGCCGGTCGCGATCACCAGCACCTACCTCAACGCCCCCAACCCCGGTGCGATCGAGCTGCGCGCCCGTCTGGTCAAGCGCGGCCGCACCGTCTCGGTGGTCGACGTCGACGTCGTCCAGGACGCGCGGACGGTGATCACCTCGACCGTCGTGTTCGGGATACTCGACCACGGTGAGCCGCACCGGTCCCGGCCGACCGAGGCGCGCGACCTGCCGCCGGAGCCGCCGGCCGACGCGTTCTTCCTCGACGGTTCCCCGATGACCGAGATCATCCACATGTCCCCGGTCCTCGACCTCGCGCTCGACCCGGCCTCCTTCCCCGCCTCCCGCGGTGAGCAGGGGGAGCCGGTCATCCGCGGTTGGGTACGTCCCAAATCCGGGGTGGCCGACCTGCCGTTCGTCACGCTGGTGTGCGACATCTCGCCGCCGGTGGTGATGAACCTGGGCATTTTCGGGTGGGCGCCGACGGTGACGCTGTCGACCTACCTGCGGCGGATACCGTCCGGGGACCCGGGTGCCTGGTTGCGGTTCGCCAATTCCAGCATCGAGGTGGGGCGGGGGATGTTCGAGTCCGACCACACTGTGGTTGACTCGACCGGCGTCGTCGTCGGACAGTCGCGGCAGCTGGCGCTGATCCCGGCCAAGCCGGTCAACGGTCCAGCCGCCGGGTGA
- a CDS encoding sugar phosphate isomerase/epimerase family protein, translating into MILEEVPVGLSTASVYPQNIEAAFAYAADLGYDGVEVMVWGDPVSQDIGRIEALSHAYQMPVLSIHAPCLVISQRVWGRDPVVKLARSVEAAEALGAPTVVVHPPFRWQRAYVAAFDDLVGELESDSGIAVAVENMFPLRADRLFGAGERSVKRLRARGGGAGLAASAFGKSIDPTDDGYANYTLDLSHTATAGMDAVALFERMASGMRHLHLTDGDGAAHDEHLIPGDGSQPCGEICRRIAASDFDGAVVLEITTSSARDKTERATMLARALDFARTHLRRPEPADDGPWAGRGIRP; encoded by the coding sequence GTGATCCTGGAGGAGGTCCCGGTCGGGCTCTCGACCGCATCGGTCTACCCGCAGAACATCGAGGCCGCCTTCGCCTATGCCGCCGATCTCGGTTACGACGGCGTCGAGGTGATGGTGTGGGGCGACCCGGTCAGTCAGGACATCGGCCGCATCGAAGCGCTGTCGCACGCCTACCAAATGCCGGTGTTGTCGATCCACGCCCCGTGCCTGGTCATCTCGCAGCGTGTCTGGGGCCGTGATCCGGTGGTGAAGCTGGCCCGGTCGGTCGAGGCGGCCGAGGCGCTGGGTGCGCCGACGGTGGTCGTGCATCCGCCGTTCCGCTGGCAGCGCGCCTACGTGGCGGCCTTCGACGACCTGGTCGGCGAACTCGAATCCGACAGCGGGATCGCCGTCGCGGTGGAGAACATGTTCCCGCTGCGCGCGGACCGCCTGTTCGGGGCGGGGGAGCGGTCGGTGAAACGACTGCGGGCCCGCGGCGGCGGGGCCGGGTTGGCCGCGTCGGCCTTCGGCAAGTCGATCGACCCGACCGACGACGGGTACGCCAACTACACGCTGGACCTGTCGCACACCGCCACCGCCGGGATGGACGCCGTGGCGCTGTTCGAGCGGATGGCGTCGGGGATGCGCCACCTGCACCTCACCGACGGGGACGGGGCGGCCCACGACGAGCACCTGATCCCCGGCGACGGCAGCCAGCCGTGCGGCGAGATCTGCCGGCGGATTGCCGCGAGTGACTTCGACGGGGCGGTCGTCCTCGAGATCACGACCAGCAGCGCCCGGGACAAGACCGAGCGCGCCACGATGCTCGCCCGCGCGCTCGACTTCGCCCGTACCCATTTGCGCCGGCCCGAGCCGGCCGACGACGGCCCCTGGGCCGGAAGGGGGATCCGGCCGTGA
- a CDS encoding DUF308 domain-containing protein, with protein MAKDEPESRPIPVSELLARQRKDAAAAAETGEIPRVSFPRSANPVASRVTRDPFAGSRTASGMPSYRPAEPTDEEANRVTGIIPPVTDTPAAEPVVEEPAVDAEPAADPDAPTTGSFLRSDDDVDFESYRNFDDVIGADEEPKKRKRGLFGRRKGADDKGARTRANSARRATRPAGPSDAEPAGAAEAAAETVIETTTIPPVAPAPPAPQPVVPAPTGPEPTGPEPAAVDETAAFAVDSAAGQGSLEETTTLAPVEPDDLYEVEIPVVGKPLVDPLTGRFAAPQGDTARTRRTAPEEDGPAIVPSATRRAERRAAEASPTRGRRARRAVEASDTAIVDEAPLAAKHSPTTQWLIIIGQVIVGLVVGAAGFWGFVELWRWNPVFALILSAVVIFGIVTLVHLVRRRHDLPTTLLALGVGLLITIGPLILLATS; from the coding sequence ATGGCGAAGGATGAACCGGAGTCCCGGCCGATCCCGGTGTCGGAGCTGTTGGCGCGCCAGCGCAAGGACGCTGCGGCCGCCGCCGAGACCGGCGAGATCCCCCGCGTCTCGTTTCCGCGGTCGGCCAACCCGGTGGCCAGCCGGGTGACCCGGGACCCGTTCGCCGGGTCCCGCACCGCCAGCGGCATGCCGTCCTACCGTCCGGCCGAGCCCACCGACGAAGAGGCCAATCGCGTCACCGGGATCATCCCGCCGGTGACCGACACCCCGGCGGCAGAGCCGGTCGTCGAGGAACCGGCCGTCGATGCCGAACCGGCCGCCGACCCCGACGCCCCGACCACCGGCTCCTTCCTCCGCAGCGACGACGACGTCGACTTCGAGTCGTACCGCAACTTCGACGACGTCATCGGCGCCGACGAGGAGCCCAAGAAGCGCAAGCGCGGACTCTTCGGCCGCCGCAAGGGCGCCGACGACAAGGGTGCGCGGACCCGGGCGAACTCCGCGCGCCGGGCGACCCGTCCGGCCGGACCCTCGGACGCCGAGCCGGCCGGGGCCGCCGAGGCCGCAGCCGAAACGGTCATCGAGACGACGACCATCCCGCCGGTCGCGCCGGCGCCGCCCGCCCCCCAACCCGTCGTTCCCGCGCCCACCGGTCCCGAACCCACCGGTCCCGAACCTGCCGCCGTCGACGAGACGGCGGCCTTCGCCGTCGATTCGGCTGCCGGCCAGGGGTCGCTGGAGGAGACCACGACGTTGGCGCCGGTGGAACCCGACGACCTCTACGAGGTCGAGATCCCGGTGGTCGGCAAGCCGCTCGTCGACCCGCTCACCGGACGGTTCGCCGCGCCGCAGGGAGATACTGCGCGCACGCGCCGGACGGCCCCGGAGGAGGACGGCCCGGCGATCGTGCCGTCGGCCACCCGTCGGGCCGAACGCCGCGCGGCCGAGGCGTCCCCGACCCGGGGCCGGCGTGCCCGGCGCGCGGTCGAGGCCTCCGACACCGCGATCGTCGACGAGGCGCCGTTGGCCGCCAAGCACTCGCCGACCACGCAGTGGCTGATCATCATCGGGCAGGTCATCGTCGGACTGGTGGTGGGTGCCGCCGGTTTCTGGGGCTTTGTGGAGTTGTGGCGCTGGAACCCCGTCTTCGCGCTGATCCTGTCGGCGGTCGTGATCTTCGGCATCGTGACCCTGGTCCACCTCGTGCGCCGTCGGCACGACCTGCCGACCACGTTGCTCGCGCTGGGGGTTGGCCTGCTCATCACCATCGGACCGTTGATCCTGCTGGCCACCTCGTGA
- a CDS encoding Ppx/GppA phosphatase family protein, translating into MRLGVLDIGSNTVHLLVVDAHRGGHPAPMSSTKSVLRLAERIEPDGRLADDAASALVESIDEFTRIARTSGCEQVMAFATSAVRDATNTDEVLDAVLSKTGVQIGVLSGRDEARLTSLAVRRWYGWSAGRIMALDIGGGSLEMSNGVDEEPDVALSVPLGAGRLTRDWLPGDPPDRRRINVLRDWLDAELKPVAAELCAPGKPDLAVGSSKTFRSLARLTGAAPSGAGLRVKRQLTASGLRQLIAFISRMTRADRADLEGVNSERAGQLVAGALVAEAAMRALNLDTLDICPWALREGVILRRLDADEFDGQLPSLDTGDSEQRPEDDKQ; encoded by the coding sequence GTGCGATTGGGAGTCTTGGATATCGGGAGCAATACGGTGCACCTGTTGGTGGTCGATGCCCACCGCGGCGGCCACCCCGCCCCGATGAGCTCGACCAAGTCGGTGCTGCGCCTGGCTGAACGGATCGAACCCGACGGCCGGCTCGCCGACGACGCGGCGAGCGCATTGGTGGAGTCGATCGACGAGTTCACCCGGATCGCCCGGACCTCCGGCTGCGAGCAGGTCATGGCGTTTGCGACGTCGGCGGTGCGCGACGCCACCAACACCGACGAGGTACTCGACGCGGTGCTGTCCAAGACCGGGGTGCAGATCGGCGTGCTGTCCGGCCGTGACGAGGCCCGGTTGACCTCGCTGGCGGTGCGCCGGTGGTACGGCTGGAGCGCCGGGCGGATCATGGCCCTCGACATCGGCGGCGGCTCGTTGGAGATGTCCAACGGCGTCGACGAGGAGCCCGACGTGGCGTTGTCGGTACCGCTGGGCGCCGGCCGGCTCACGCGCGACTGGCTGCCCGGGGACCCGCCGGACCGACGTCGGATCAACGTGCTCCGCGATTGGCTCGACGCGGAACTCAAACCCGTGGCCGCCGAATTGTGCGCGCCCGGCAAGCCGGATCTGGCGGTGGGTTCGTCGAAGACGTTCCGCAGCCTGGCGCGGCTCACCGGCGCGGCCCCGTCGGGTGCGGGTCTGCGGGTCAAACGGCAGCTCACGGCGAGCGGGTTGCGGCAGCTGATCGCGTTCATCTCGCGGATGACCCGGGCCGACCGGGCAGACCTGGAAGGGGTTAACTCGGAGCGGGCGGGCCAGCTGGTGGCGGGCGCCCTGGTTGCCGAGGCGGCGATGCGCGCGCTCAATCTCGATACACTGGATATCTGTCCGTGGGCGCTGCGGGAGGGAGTGATTCTGCGCCGCCTGGACGCCGACGAGTTCGACGGGCAGCTCCCGAGCCTGGATACCGGGGACTCGGAGCAACGGCCCGAAGACGACAAACAGTGA
- a CDS encoding PaaI family thioesterase, giving the protein MINSRGAPAFSVAVAEEVLAAQAFNDLIGAAITRFDAGVAVLEVEIGDRHRQQVGLVHGGVLAYLVDNTLTFACGSVLGTDILTGGLTVTYLAAARAGVLRATAEVTAHAGRRAVATVTVDEIAPDGTVTTCAAGQGSAVAAKSGRTPAPAS; this is encoded by the coding sequence ATGATCAACTCCCGGGGTGCGCCGGCGTTTTCGGTTGCGGTCGCCGAGGAGGTGTTGGCGGCGCAGGCGTTCAACGACCTGATCGGTGCCGCGATCACCCGGTTCGACGCAGGGGTGGCAGTCCTGGAGGTGGAGATCGGCGACCGCCACCGCCAACAGGTCGGCCTCGTCCACGGTGGGGTGCTGGCCTATCTGGTCGACAACACGCTGACCTTTGCCTGCGGGTCGGTACTGGGCACCGACATCCTCACCGGCGGGTTGACGGTGACCTATCTCGCGGCGGCCCGGGCCGGGGTGCTGCGGGCGACCGCGGAAGTCACCGCCCACGCCGGGCGCCGGGCGGTCGCGACGGTGACCGTCGACGAGATCGCACCCGATGGCACGGTTACGACCTGTGCCGCGGGCCAGGGGTCGGCCGTGGCCGCGAAGTCTGGCCGGACTCCCGCTCCCGCATCCTGA
- a CDS encoding TetR/AcrR family transcriptional regulator, giving the protein MGRPAKHSTDDFLDAAVAIYSHLGARAVTLGAVAKSVGAANGSIYHRFPDRPALLRAMWERTAARFQSGYRENLGEPTITAAIESATWVVHWCRDHLDEARVLLAGARTFGADGATSGATGGSDSRLHADIRQIVDTLAPMTAAGPDQIAFALFDLPIAVVIRPLHEGRAPGAREAELVRDLVTVILRPRP; this is encoded by the coding sequence GTGGGAAGACCCGCCAAACACAGCACCGACGACTTTCTCGATGCCGCCGTCGCGATCTATTCGCACCTGGGGGCCCGTGCGGTCACCCTCGGTGCGGTCGCGAAATCTGTTGGTGCCGCTAACGGTTCGATCTATCACCGCTTCCCCGACCGGCCCGCACTGTTGCGGGCGATGTGGGAGCGCACGGCAGCGCGATTCCAGTCGGGCTACCGCGAGAATTTGGGCGAACCCACGATCACCGCCGCAATCGAGTCGGCGACATGGGTCGTGCACTGGTGTCGCGACCATCTCGACGAGGCACGGGTACTCCTCGCCGGCGCCCGCACGTTCGGCGCCGATGGGGCCACCTCGGGCGCGACGGGCGGCTCGGATTCACGCCTGCACGCCGACATCCGCCAGATCGTCGACACCCTGGCGCCGATGACCGCCGCGGGCCCCGACCAGATCGCCTTCGCGCTGTTCGACCTACCGATCGCCGTCGTGATCCGCCCGCTGCACGAGGGGCGGGCCCCCGGCGCCCGGGAGGCCGAGCTCGTGCGCGATCTCGTCACCGTGATCCTCCGGCCACGGCCCTGA
- a CDS encoding response regulator transcription factor, protein MTHVLIVEDEESLADPLAFLLRKEGFEASVINDGAAALTAFDQVGPDIVLLDLMLPGMSGTEVCKALRARSSVPVIMVTARDSEIDKVVGLELGADDYVTKPYSARELIARIRAVLRRGADAALDDEFVDGLLEAGPVRMDVDRHTVTVNGTEITLPLKEFDLLEFLLRNAGRVLTRGQLIDRVWGADYVGDTKTLDVHVKRLRSKIEPDPSSPTHLLTVRGLGYKLEA, encoded by the coding sequence GTGACCCACGTTCTCATCGTTGAAGACGAAGAATCGCTGGCCGACCCGCTCGCGTTCCTGCTGCGCAAGGAAGGCTTCGAGGCGAGCGTCATCAACGACGGCGCCGCGGCGCTGACCGCCTTCGACCAAGTCGGTCCGGACATCGTGCTGCTCGACCTGATGTTGCCCGGGATGTCGGGCACCGAGGTGTGCAAGGCTCTGCGGGCCCGCTCGTCGGTGCCGGTGATCATGGTGACCGCCCGCGACAGCGAGATCGACAAGGTGGTCGGGCTCGAGCTCGGCGCCGACGATTACGTCACCAAGCCGTACTCGGCCCGTGAGCTCATCGCGCGGATCCGCGCGGTCCTGCGCCGCGGCGCGGACGCCGCGCTCGACGACGAGTTCGTCGACGGCCTGCTCGAGGCGGGTCCGGTCCGGATGGACGTCGACCGCCACACCGTGACGGTCAACGGCACGGAGATCACGTTGCCGCTCAAAGAATTCGACCTGCTCGAGTTCCTGTTGCGCAACGCCGGTCGCGTGCTGACCCGCGGCCAGTTGATCGACCGGGTGTGGGGCGCGGACTACGTCGGCGACACCAAGACGCTCGACGTCCACGTGAAGCGCCTGCGCTCGAAGATCGAGCCCGACCCTTCGTCGCCGACCCATCTGCTGACCGTCCGCGGCCTGGGCTACAAACTCGAGGCCTGA
- a CDS encoding sensor histidine kinase has protein sequence MTVALIVAAIASALVCGFVLGRLVFGQPVFRFDEPITPLSVLTAAPAPADSLTAQDRSDILRMVVRQSEHGFVVVEESGDLALYNEAAVRLGLVTEHVLNPSVAEHVADVLRTREDDRFEFVPPPTTAGFLATARTSAAYPTLSVRCLARYVELNGLRFILIYGDDDTENVRVEATRRDFVANVSHELKTPVGAIALLAEALLESVGDPDSVRHFGSRVASESKRMGNLVTELIALSRLQGGETAEFEPVDVDGLIDEALAAVAVPAEAAGITLVGDERCGLFVYGDRPLLLTALTNLLSNAIAYSPAGTTASVSRRVVEPDDEGGVPMVSIGVTDRGIGIAPADQERVFERFFRVDKARSRLTGGTGLGLAIVKHIAANHSGSIALWSRPGTGSTFTLSIPQVFADLDPQPQHAQSDRTEEEIS, from the coding sequence GTGACCGTTGCTTTGATCGTCGCGGCGATCGCCTCTGCGCTCGTCTGCGGCTTTGTCCTCGGTCGACTCGTCTTCGGTCAGCCGGTCTTCCGATTCGACGAGCCCATCACCCCGCTGTCGGTCCTGACGGCCGCACCCGCGCCCGCCGATTCGCTCACCGCGCAGGACCGCAGCGACATCCTGCGGATGGTGGTCCGCCAATCCGAGCACGGCTTCGTCGTCGTCGAGGAGAGCGGCGACCTGGCGCTCTACAACGAGGCCGCCGTCCGGTTGGGCCTGGTGACCGAGCACGTCCTCAACCCGTCGGTCGCCGAACACGTCGCCGACGTGCTGCGCACCCGGGAGGATGACCGGTTCGAATTCGTGCCGCCGCCGACCACCGCGGGTTTCCTCGCCACGGCTCGCACCAGTGCGGCTTATCCGACGCTGTCGGTGCGCTGCCTGGCGCGCTACGTCGAACTCAACGGGTTGCGCTTCATCTTGATCTACGGCGACGACGACACCGAGAACGTCCGTGTCGAGGCGACGCGCCGGGATTTCGTGGCCAACGTCAGTCATGAGCTCAAGACACCGGTCGGGGCGATCGCCTTGCTGGCCGAAGCGCTTCTCGAATCGGTCGGCGACCCCGATTCGGTGCGGCACTTCGGTTCCCGGGTGGCCTCGGAGAGCAAGCGGATGGGCAATCTCGTCACCGAGTTGATCGCCCTGTCGCGGTTGCAGGGTGGGGAAACCGCGGAGTTCGAGCCGGTGGACGTCGACGGCTTGATCGACGAGGCGCTCGCCGCGGTGGCGGTCCCCGCGGAGGCCGCGGGGATCACCCTGGTCGGCGACGAGCGGTGTGGTCTGTTCGTCTACGGCGACCGTCCGCTGCTGCTGACCGCGCTGACCAATCTGCTGTCGAATGCGATCGCCTACTCCCCGGCGGGGACCACCGCGTCGGTGAGCCGACGGGTCGTCGAGCCCGATGACGAGGGGGGCGTCCCGATGGTGTCGATCGGGGTCACCGACCGCGGAATCGGCATCGCCCCCGCCGACCAAGAGCGGGTCTTCGAACGGTTCTTCCGCGTCGACAAGGCCCGGTCCCGGTTGACCGGTGGCACGGGCCTGGGCCTGGCGATCGTCAAGCACATCGCGGCGAACCACTCCGGTTCCATCGCGCTGTGGAGTCGGCCGGGTACCGGTTCCACGTTCACCCTGTCGATTCCCCAGGTATTCGCCGACCTCGATCCACAGCCCCAACACGCCCAGTCCGATCGGACGGAAGAGGAAATCTCGTGA
- a CDS encoding GNAT family N-acetyltransferase — MGGMAELRVDHQPARERYEALIEEDGVEKSVGYIDYVTEPGALVLTHTVVSEQFSGRGFAGQLAKAVLDDARANGNKIVPVCSYIQSYLGKHPEYADLVREQR, encoded by the coding sequence CTGGGCGGCATGGCTGAGCTTCGCGTCGACCACCAGCCCGCCCGCGAGCGCTATGAGGCGCTGATCGAGGAAGACGGGGTGGAAAAGTCGGTCGGCTACATCGACTACGTGACCGAACCGGGTGCCCTGGTGCTGACCCACACCGTGGTCAGCGAGCAGTTCAGCGGGCGCGGCTTCGCCGGGCAACTGGCCAAGGCCGTGCTGGACGACGCGCGGGCCAACGGCAACAAGATCGTCCCCGTGTGCAGCTACATCCAGAGCTACTTGGGCAAGCACCCCGAGTACGCCGATTTGGTCCGCGAACAGCGTTAG
- a CDS encoding phosphoglyceromutase, whose protein sequence is MSNGTLILMRHGESQWNASNQFTGWVDVDLTDKGRAEAVRAGELLVEHDLLPDVLYTSLLRRAITTAQIALDTADRHWIPVVRDWRLNERHYGALQGLNKAQTKEKYGDEQFMAWRRSYDTPPPPIDPASEYSQTGDPRYADLPQVPLTECLKDVVVRLIPYYEETIAADLRAGKTLLIAAHGNSLRALVKHLEGISDADIAELNIPTGNPLRYDFDADGNVTGKGVYLDPEAAAAGAAAVAAQGQK, encoded by the coding sequence ATGAGCAACGGCACCCTGATCCTGATGCGCCACGGCGAGAGCCAGTGGAACGCTTCCAACCAGTTCACCGGCTGGGTCGACGTCGATCTCACCGACAAGGGCCGCGCCGAGGCAGTCCGCGCCGGCGAACTGCTCGTCGAGCACGACCTGCTCCCCGACGTGCTCTACACCTCCCTGCTGCGCCGCGCGATCACCACCGCGCAGATCGCCTTGGACACCGCCGACCGCCACTGGATCCCGGTCGTGCGCGACTGGCGGCTCAACGAGCGTCACTACGGCGCGCTGCAGGGCCTGAATAAGGCCCAGACCAAGGAAAAGTACGGCGACGAGCAGTTCATGGCCTGGCGGCGCAGCTACGACACCCCGCCGCCCCCGATCGACCCGGCTTCCGAATACAGCCAGACCGGCGACCCGCGTTATGCCGACCTGCCGCAGGTGCCGCTGACCGAGTGCCTCAAGGATGTCGTCGTCCGCCTCATCCCGTACTACGAGGAGACCATTGCCGCCGATCTGCGGGCGGGAAAGACCCTGCTCATCGCCGCGCACGGCAACTCGCTGCGGGCGCTGGTGAAGCACCTCGAGGGAATCTCCGACGCTGATATCGCCGAGCTGAACATCCCCACCGGCAACCCGCTGCGCTACGACTTCGACGCGGACGGGAACGTGACCGGTAAGGGCGTTTACCTGGATCCGGAGGCCGCTGCCGCCGGCGCCGCGGCGGTTGCCGCCCAGGGCCAGAAGTAA
- a CDS encoding YbjN domain-containing protein: MSAEQNLGLLTQALDEREVDYTRKSSGGPDGEHVILELPGEKKLKTTVLLTATSHGARVEAFVCRHPDENLAGVFKYLLQRNRRLYGVAYTVDNIGDIYLVGRISSDALTADELDRVLGQILEAADGDFNVLLELGFATSIRREWAWRVSRREPLHNLMAFEHLIDKESLPEPGEPLPEQYRPARPVHAEPAAPAEPEG; the protein is encoded by the coding sequence GTGAGTGCGGAGCAAAACCTCGGGTTGCTGACCCAGGCCCTCGACGAGCGCGAGGTCGACTACACCCGAAAGTCGTCGGGCGGCCCCGACGGCGAACACGTCATCCTCGAACTCCCCGGCGAGAAGAAGCTCAAGACGACGGTGCTGCTGACCGCGACCAGCCATGGCGCCCGGGTGGAGGCCTTCGTGTGCCGCCACCCCGACGAGAATCTGGCGGGCGTCTTCAAATACCTGCTGCAGCGCAACCGGCGGCTGTACGGCGTGGCCTACACCGTCGACAACATCGGCGACATCTACCTGGTCGGGCGGATCAGCTCCGACGCCTTGACCGCCGACGAGCTCGACCGGGTGCTCGGGCAGATCTTGGAGGCCGCCGACGGCGACTTCAACGTCCTGCTCGAGCTCGGCTTTGCCACCTCCATCCGGCGCGAGTGGGCGTGGCGGGTGTCCCGCCGGGAACCGCTGCACAATCTGATGGCGTTCGAGCACCTCATCGACAAGGAGTCGCTGCCGGAGCCGGGGGAGCCGCTGCCCGAGCAGTACCGTCCCGCCCGGCCGGTCCACGCCGAGCCCGCAGCCCCCGCAGAACCGGAAGGCTGA